The proteins below are encoded in one region of Ornithinimicrobium avium:
- a CDS encoding dicarboxylate/amino acid:cation symporter: protein MKKFGLLPRIVVAIVLGIVVGLWSPDWFVRIFETFNGIFSSFLTFIIPLIIVGLITPAISELGKGAGKWLGITAAIAYGSTLFAGFLALAVSMTVFPRMLQPGSFTEVVNPAEALLGPYFTVEMPPVFGVMTALVISFVLGVGMTLLQTDTMHKGFVELRSIIEIVISAIIIPLLPLYIFGIFANMAAAGQVWDVVTTFASVIVLVLSLTVVLLLIQYFVAGAIAKKNPLTSLRTMMPAYATALGTSSSAATIPVTLRQAVKMGVSRPVASFVVPLCATIHLAGSTTKIVSFSLAVMFLADVPVNIPVFIGFIFMLGITMVAAPGVPGGAIFAASGLLTSMLGFTEPQVGLMIATYIAIDSFGTATNITGDGAIAMVVDTLSGDDLERDLLVEDEEGRLIAVPDEGEPYLQDKD from the coding sequence GTGAAAAAATTCGGCCTGCTGCCGCGCATCGTCGTCGCCATCGTCCTGGGGATCGTGGTGGGGCTGTGGAGCCCGGACTGGTTCGTCCGGATCTTCGAGACGTTCAACGGGATCTTCAGCAGCTTCCTGACGTTCATCATCCCGCTGATCATCGTCGGGCTCATCACGCCGGCGATCTCCGAGCTGGGCAAGGGCGCGGGCAAGTGGCTGGGCATCACCGCCGCGATCGCCTACGGGTCCACGCTGTTCGCCGGGTTCCTGGCGCTGGCGGTGTCCATGACGGTCTTCCCGCGCATGCTGCAGCCGGGCTCCTTCACCGAGGTCGTCAACCCGGCGGAGGCCCTGCTGGGCCCCTACTTCACCGTCGAGATGCCGCCGGTCTTCGGCGTGATGACCGCCCTGGTCATCTCCTTCGTGCTCGGCGTCGGCATGACCCTGCTGCAGACCGACACCATGCACAAGGGGTTCGTCGAGCTGCGCTCCATCATCGAGATCGTCATCTCCGCGATCATCATCCCGCTGCTGCCGCTCTACATCTTCGGCATCTTCGCCAACATGGCCGCGGCCGGCCAGGTGTGGGACGTCGTGACCACCTTCGCCAGCGTCATCGTCCTCGTGCTCTCGCTGACCGTGGTGCTGCTGCTCATCCAGTACTTCGTCGCCGGCGCGATCGCGAAGAAGAACCCGCTGACCTCGCTGCGGACGATGATGCCCGCCTACGCCACGGCGCTGGGCACCTCCTCCTCGGCGGCCACCATCCCGGTCACCCTGCGCCAGGCGGTGAAGATGGGCGTCAGCCGGCCCGTCGCCTCGTTCGTGGTGCCGCTGTGCGCGACGATCCACCTGGCCGGCTCGACGACCAAGATCGTCTCCTTCTCGCTGGCGGTGATGTTCCTCGCCGACGTCCCGGTCAACATCCCGGTCTTCATCGGCTTCATCTTCATGCTCGGCATCACGATGGTCGCGGCGCCCGGCGTGCCCGGCGGTGCGATCTTCGCCGCCTCCGGCCTGCTCACCTCGATGCTCGGGTTCACCGAGCCGCAGGTCGGCCTGATGATCGCGACCTACATCGCGATCGACTCCTTCGGCACGGCCACCAACATCACCGGTGACGGCGCCATCGCCATGGTCGTGGACACGCTCAGCGGCGACGACCTGGAGCGCGACCTGCTCGTGGAGGACGAGGAGGGCCGGCTCATCGCCGTCCCGGACGAGGGCGAGCCCTACCTGCAGGACAAGGACTGA
- a CDS encoding GTP pyrophosphokinase, with protein sequence MRERRAAPQSPEDAVRAYAAARPQVEAATQGYVELVTTLLDEAGIDYLTVTGRTKSVESFAGKASRTVDGRPVFSDPLTQITDQVGLRVVTYVLADVDAVADLLAAQLHVIDDRDMGLETAQAGGFGYQSRHVLLELDAERTGRQEWSALAGRTASVQVRTVLQHAWAEFEHDTRYKGTIPEEYAPDLDRRFTLAAGLLELADREFVTIRDRLRQSAPGQADEADEDPRISARDLAAFLAGRFPDAGWSRTEHYGWTSALLLELGITSLAELGEALSTQDTTALNARMDYRYPPGAVRRLDDALLALYGERYVALTGNAHRLALLTARLERMRQE encoded by the coding sequence ATGCGCGAACGGCGAGCGGCACCCCAGAGCCCCGAGGACGCGGTGCGGGCGTATGCCGCCGCGCGCCCGCAGGTGGAGGCGGCCACCCAGGGGTATGTCGAGCTCGTCACCACGCTGCTGGACGAGGCCGGCATCGACTACCTGACGGTGACCGGCCGGACCAAGAGCGTCGAGTCGTTCGCGGGCAAGGCCTCGCGCACCGTCGACGGCAGGCCGGTCTTCTCCGACCCGCTCACCCAGATCACCGACCAGGTCGGGCTGCGGGTGGTCACCTACGTGCTGGCCGACGTGGACGCCGTCGCGGACCTGCTCGCCGCCCAGCTGCACGTCATCGACGACCGCGACATGGGCCTGGAGACCGCGCAGGCGGGCGGGTTCGGCTACCAGAGCCGGCACGTGCTCCTCGAGCTCGACGCGGAGCGCACCGGGCGGCAGGAGTGGTCGGCGCTCGCCGGCCGGACCGCGTCGGTGCAGGTCCGCACGGTGCTGCAGCACGCCTGGGCCGAGTTCGAGCACGACACCCGCTACAAGGGGACGATCCCCGAGGAGTACGCCCCTGACCTGGACCGGCGCTTCACCTTGGCCGCGGGGCTGCTGGAGCTGGCCGACCGGGAGTTCGTCACGATCCGGGACCGGCTGCGGCAGAGCGCGCCGGGGCAGGCGGACGAGGCCGACGAGGACCCCAGGATCAGTGCGCGGGACCTGGCCGCCTTCCTCGCCGGACGCTTCCCCGACGCCGGCTGGTCGCGCACCGAGCACTACGGGTGGACCTCGGCGCTGCTGCTCGAGCTGGGCATCACCTCGCTGGCCGAGCTCGGCGAGGCACTCTCGACTCAGGACACCACCGCACTCAACGCCCGGATGGACTACCGCTACCCGCCCGGCGCGGTGCGGCGCCTCGACGACGCGCTCCTGGCGCTCTACGGCGAGCGGTATGTCGCGCTCACCGGCAACGCGCACCGGCTCGCCCTGCTGACTGCTCGGCTGGAGCGGATGCGGCAGGAGTGA